The proteins below come from a single Alligator mississippiensis isolate rAllMis1 chromosome 2, rAllMis1, whole genome shotgun sequence genomic window:
- the LOC106737719 gene encoding octopamine receptor isoform X1, which produces MADYAAGSCSLISAPGLSGQKMPVDKNESLLSNSSSVASSLVRADGNWTGIGLQEVAIGLILTLIDVITLLGNTVVFICPVVEKRLRTVTYMFIMSLAMADFLVACLVMPFSIIYEVTGMWLFGKLFCKVWISFDVMFCTASIVTLCFISLDRYCSVVTPYHYSKRMSRGRCIVMTCMVWVYSSLISFLPIMQGWNEIPGVDFDAGRECIFVTNWTFAIVASALAFFVPFMVMCSMYFFIYRASRLKATRIVSQALEIHYHPNSKRPNNLQLENKATRTISIIISVFILCWLPYFVLNVWLAAKGADSTSSVLADTFKIITWLGYCNSTINPMLYAFLNRDFQRALKKLLFCRRRSQVDIGEDMVSIATFTKTAQDLEYSIKVPLSSGTLKNKTKQ; this is translated from the exons ATGGCAGATTACGCAGCAGG GTCTTGTTCCCTCATCTCTGCTCCAGGTCTCAGTGGTCAGAAGATGCCGGTGGACAAAAATGAATCTTTGCTCTCTAACTCCTCCTCCGTGGCCTCCTCCTTGGTCAGAGCAGATGGCAACTGGACTGGGATCGGTCTCCAGGAAGTGGCTATTGGCCTGATCCTAACCCTGATCGATGTAATCACTTTGCTGGGGAATACGGTGGTGTTTATCTGCCCCGTGGTGGAGAAGAGGCTACGCACCGTCACTTACATGTTCATCATGTCCTTGGCCATGGCAGATTTCCTTGTGGCTTGTCTGGTCATGCCTTTTAG TATAATTTAtgaggtgacagggatgtggctGTTCGGGAAGCTGTTCTGCAAAGTGTGGATCTCCTTTGATGTCATGTTCTGCACGGCGTCCATCGTTACCTTGTGCTTTATCAGCCTGGATCGATACTGCTCCGTGGTGACCCCCTACCATTATTCGAAGAGGATGTCACGTGGCAG GTGCATTGTGATGACTTGCATGGTCTGGGTGTACTCCTCCCTCATTTCCTTTCTTCCCATCATGCAAGGCTGGAATGAGATCCCTGGCGTAGATTTTGATGCTGGCAGAGAGTGCATCTTTGTCACCAACTGGACTTTTGCCATCGTCGCTTCTGCCCTGGCCTTTTTTGTCCCCTTCATGGTCATGTGCAGCATGTATTTCTTCATCTATCGAGCGTCACGGCTCAAAGCTACCCGCATAGTCTCGCAGGCCCTTGAGATTCACTACCACCCCAACAGCAAGCGGCCGAACAATCTACAGCTGGAGAACAAAGCCACTCGGACAATTAGCATCATCATCTCGGTCTTTATACTGTGCTGGTTACCGTACTTTGTCCTGAATGTATGGCTAGCTGCTAAAGGGGCTGATTCCACCAGCTCGGTCCTGGCTGATACCTTTAAGATCATAACTTGGCTGGGTTATTGCAATTCTACCATTAACCCCATGCTCTATGCTTTCCTGAATCGGGACTTCCAGCGGGCTCTGAAGAAGCTACTTTTCTGCAGGCGCAGGTCTCAGGTGGACATTGGAGAAGACATGGTTTCAATAGCCACCTTTACTAAGACTGCTCAGGACCTGGAGTACAGCATTAAAGTGCCATTGTCTTCTGGAACCCTGAAAAACAAGACAAAGCAGTAA
- the LOC106737719 gene encoding octopamine receptor isoform X2, with translation MPVDKNESLLSNSSSVASSLVRADGNWTGIGLQEVAIGLILTLIDVITLLGNTVVFICPVVEKRLRTVTYMFIMSLAMADFLVACLVMPFSIIYEVTGMWLFGKLFCKVWISFDVMFCTASIVTLCFISLDRYCSVVTPYHYSKRMSRGRCIVMTCMVWVYSSLISFLPIMQGWNEIPGVDFDAGRECIFVTNWTFAIVASALAFFVPFMVMCSMYFFIYRASRLKATRIVSQALEIHYHPNSKRPNNLQLENKATRTISIIISVFILCWLPYFVLNVWLAAKGADSTSSVLADTFKIITWLGYCNSTINPMLYAFLNRDFQRALKKLLFCRRRSQVDIGEDMVSIATFTKTAQDLEYSIKVPLSSGTLKNKTKQ, from the exons ATGCCGGTGGACAAAAATGAATCTTTGCTCTCTAACTCCTCCTCCGTGGCCTCCTCCTTGGTCAGAGCAGATGGCAACTGGACTGGGATCGGTCTCCAGGAAGTGGCTATTGGCCTGATCCTAACCCTGATCGATGTAATCACTTTGCTGGGGAATACGGTGGTGTTTATCTGCCCCGTGGTGGAGAAGAGGCTACGCACCGTCACTTACATGTTCATCATGTCCTTGGCCATGGCAGATTTCCTTGTGGCTTGTCTGGTCATGCCTTTTAG TATAATTTAtgaggtgacagggatgtggctGTTCGGGAAGCTGTTCTGCAAAGTGTGGATCTCCTTTGATGTCATGTTCTGCACGGCGTCCATCGTTACCTTGTGCTTTATCAGCCTGGATCGATACTGCTCCGTGGTGACCCCCTACCATTATTCGAAGAGGATGTCACGTGGCAG GTGCATTGTGATGACTTGCATGGTCTGGGTGTACTCCTCCCTCATTTCCTTTCTTCCCATCATGCAAGGCTGGAATGAGATCCCTGGCGTAGATTTTGATGCTGGCAGAGAGTGCATCTTTGTCACCAACTGGACTTTTGCCATCGTCGCTTCTGCCCTGGCCTTTTTTGTCCCCTTCATGGTCATGTGCAGCATGTATTTCTTCATCTATCGAGCGTCACGGCTCAAAGCTACCCGCATAGTCTCGCAGGCCCTTGAGATTCACTACCACCCCAACAGCAAGCGGCCGAACAATCTACAGCTGGAGAACAAAGCCACTCGGACAATTAGCATCATCATCTCGGTCTTTATACTGTGCTGGTTACCGTACTTTGTCCTGAATGTATGGCTAGCTGCTAAAGGGGCTGATTCCACCAGCTCGGTCCTGGCTGATACCTTTAAGATCATAACTTGGCTGGGTTATTGCAATTCTACCATTAACCCCATGCTCTATGCTTTCCTGAATCGGGACTTCCAGCGGGCTCTGAAGAAGCTACTTTTCTGCAGGCGCAGGTCTCAGGTGGACATTGGAGAAGACATGGTTTCAATAGCCACCTTTACTAAGACTGCTCAGGACCTGGAGTACAGCATTAAAGTGCCATTGTCTTCTGGAACCCTGAAAAACAAGACAAAGCAGTAA